In the genome of Streptomyces sp. NBC_00190, one region contains:
- a CDS encoding response regulator transcription factor encodes MEQTHTTHNGASATPGAQRRVLVVEDDHTIAEAIAARLRAEGFQVQTAADGPAAVAAAESWLPELLVLDIMLPGFDGLEVCRRVQAQRPVPVLMLTARDDETDLLVGLGVGADDYMTKPFSMRELAARVHVLLRRVERATLAAHAPRGATLRLGDLEIDHAQRRVRVQAEDVHLTPTEFDLLVCLAGTPRAVLSREQLLAEVWDWADASGTRTVDSHIKALRRKIGAERIRTVHGVGYALETPAQA; translated from the coding sequence ATGGAACAGACACACACCACCCACAACGGCGCCTCGGCGACCCCCGGCGCCCAGCGGCGCGTACTCGTCGTCGAGGACGACCACACCATCGCCGAGGCGATCGCGGCCCGCCTGCGGGCCGAGGGCTTCCAGGTGCAGACGGCCGCGGACGGCCCGGCCGCCGTCGCCGCGGCCGAGAGCTGGCTGCCCGAGCTGCTGGTCCTCGACATCATGCTGCCGGGCTTCGACGGCCTGGAGGTCTGCCGCCGGGTCCAGGCCCAGCGGCCGGTCCCGGTGCTGATGCTCACCGCCCGGGACGACGAGACCGACCTGCTGGTCGGGCTCGGGGTCGGCGCCGACGACTACATGACGAAGCCGTTCTCGATGCGCGAGCTGGCCGCGCGCGTCCACGTACTGCTGCGGCGCGTGGAACGGGCCACTCTGGCCGCGCACGCCCCGCGCGGGGCCACGCTGCGCCTGGGCGACCTGGAGATCGACCACGCGCAGCGCCGGGTCCGCGTGCAAGCCGAGGACGTGCACCTGACGCCGACCGAGTTCGACCTGCTGGTGTGCCTGGCCGGCACCCCGCGGGCGGTGCTCTCGCGGGAGCAGCTGCTGGCCGAGGTGTGGGACTGGGCCGACGCGTCCGGGACCCGTACGGTCGACAGCCACATCAAGGCCCTGCGCCGCAAGATCGGCGCGGAGCGGATCCGCACGGTCCACGGCGTCGGGTACGCCCTGGAGACCCCGGCGCAGGCGTGA
- a CDS encoding glycosyltransferase family 39 protein, giving the protein MESPRPSRQFPEAAITRIAPWSWRVLPPLLAVLLGLWGLERRGSMWRDESVTWQVAHRPLGGIRELLGQVDAVHGLYYLLMHGVLLVWDGGLWALRLPSVAATALAAAGVAAIAHRLSGERAALIAGLTYAVLPPVQMYAQEGRSYALVAAAVVWATYLMLRERWTAYAAVLLLGCWLHEFAVLALLAHAFSAWRSRGWRVAAGTVVALLLPLALVSARQAQQQLGWLGRPGWQDWAAYGVLAAAALLLARGAPGELVRVALPLALLPPGLLLAVSLLDPWYVDRYVLYALAGPALLAGARLASARGWWPWLAAAALLVPFAFWSAWLRTPESRKDDVLAVAAAVREQARPGDAVAFLPSRRREWLLSSPDVYAQLRDVALDRTPAASRSLQGTELPSLAIREALIGSPRVIALLDPAGQPLDPYPREAVKRQTLAAWFDLCSVTAVRGARVAVYARPGGCGGP; this is encoded by the coding sequence ATGGAGTCCCCACGCCCGTCGCGACAGTTCCCGGAGGCAGCCATCACCCGCATCGCCCCCTGGTCCTGGCGCGTCCTGCCCCCGCTGCTCGCCGTCCTCCTCGGCCTCTGGGGCCTGGAGCGGCGCGGCAGCATGTGGCGCGACGAGTCGGTCACCTGGCAGGTGGCCCACCGCCCGCTCGGCGGGATCCGGGAGCTGCTGGGCCAGGTGGACGCCGTGCACGGCCTGTACTACCTGCTCATGCACGGTGTGCTCCTGGTCTGGGACGGCGGCCTGTGGGCCCTGCGGCTGCCCTCCGTCGCCGCCACCGCCCTCGCGGCCGCCGGGGTGGCCGCGATCGCCCACCGGCTCTCGGGGGAGCGGGCCGCGTTGATCGCCGGGCTCACCTACGCCGTGCTGCCGCCCGTGCAGATGTACGCCCAGGAGGGCCGCTCGTACGCCCTGGTCGCCGCCGCCGTGGTGTGGGCGACGTACCTGATGCTGCGCGAGCGGTGGACGGCGTACGCGGCGGTGCTGCTGCTCGGCTGCTGGCTGCACGAGTTCGCGGTACTGGCCCTGCTCGCGCACGCCTTCAGCGCCTGGCGCTCGCGCGGCTGGCGCGTCGCCGCCGGGACCGTCGTGGCCCTGCTCCTGCCACTGGCCCTGGTGAGCGCCCGGCAGGCGCAGCAGCAGCTCGGCTGGCTCGGCCGGCCGGGCTGGCAGGACTGGGCGGCGTACGGGGTCCTCGCGGCGGCCGCCCTGCTGCTCGCGCGGGGCGCACCGGGAGAGCTCGTACGCGTGGCCCTGCCGCTGGCCCTGCTGCCGCCCGGCCTGCTGCTGGCGGTCTCCCTCCTCGACCCCTGGTACGTCGACCGGTACGTGCTCTACGCGCTGGCCGGGCCGGCCCTGCTGGCGGGCGCCCGGCTGGCGTCGGCCCGCGGCTGGTGGCCGTGGCTCGCGGCCGCCGCCCTCCTGGTGCCCTTCGCCTTCTGGTCGGCGTGGCTGCGCACGCCCGAGAGCCGCAAGGACGACGTCCTCGCGGTGGCCGCCGCCGTCCGGGAGCAGGCCCGGCCGGGGGACGCGGTGGCCTTCCTGCCGTCGCGGCGGCGCGAATGGCTGCTGTCCTCGCCGGACGTCTACGCGCAGCTGCGCGACGTGGCCCTGGACCGCACCCCGGCGGCTTCGCGCAGCCTGCAGGGCACCGAGCTGCCGTCGCTCGCCATCCGGGAGGCGCTGATCGGATCCCCCCGGGTGATCGCCCTGCTGGACCCGGCCGGCCAGCCGCTGGACCCGTACCCGCGGGAGGCCGTGAAGCGGCAGACGCTGGCCGCCTGGTTCGACCTGTGCTCGGTCACCGCGGTACGCGGAGCCCGGGTCGCCGTGTACGCCCGCCCCGGAGGCTGCGGCGGACCCTGA
- a CDS encoding sulfurtransferase, producing the protein MPTSQNSPSREAVSEIPGPLVGAGWLAERLTVPGLVLFDASVGAHRGAAHRIPGARPFDLDGDLSDHDAPAPHTMPGAARFSEAMRALGVDDTSTVVVYDGAGIYSSARAWWMLRAMGFDRAAVLDGGLPAWKAAGLPVEASGPEYDGPRGSFTARPRPGLLADSATVAAALADPAAAVLDARTRERFAGTAPEPRPGLRGGHMPGAFNLPFAELQRPDGLMRPAEELRAAIGALTGDRERLYFSCGSGVTACVLALGATLAGYRDLAVYDGSWSEWGMPSDRRPVVTGPGPAAGDAGRSGG; encoded by the coding sequence ATGCCCACGTCCCAGAACTCCCCGTCCCGAGAGGCCGTTTCAGAGATCCCCGGACCGCTGGTCGGCGCGGGCTGGCTCGCGGAGCGGCTGACCGTGCCCGGGCTGGTGCTCTTCGACGCCTCCGTCGGCGCCCATCGCGGCGCCGCCCACCGGATTCCGGGCGCCCGCCCCTTCGACCTCGACGGGGACCTGTCCGACCACGACGCCCCCGCTCCGCACACCATGCCCGGCGCCGCGCGGTTCAGCGAGGCGATGCGGGCCCTCGGCGTCGACGACACCTCCACCGTGGTCGTCTACGACGGCGCCGGCATCTACTCCAGCGCCCGCGCCTGGTGGATGCTGCGCGCGATGGGCTTCGACCGGGCCGCCGTACTCGACGGGGGACTGCCCGCCTGGAAGGCCGCCGGCCTGCCCGTGGAGGCCTCCGGCCCGGAATACGACGGCCCGCGCGGCTCCTTCACCGCACGCCCCCGCCCCGGACTGCTGGCCGACAGCGCCACCGTGGCCGCGGCCCTGGCCGACCCGGCCGCGGCCGTCCTGGACGCCCGCACCCGTGAGCGCTTCGCCGGCACCGCTCCCGAACCCCGCCCGGGCCTGCGCGGCGGCCACATGCCGGGCGCGTTCAACCTGCCCTTCGCCGAACTCCAGCGCCCCGACGGCCTGATGCGGCCGGCGGAGGAACTCCGCGCGGCCATCGGCGCGCTGACCGGCGACCGGGAGCGCCTCTACTTCAGCTGCGGATCGGGAGTGACGGCCTGCGTCCTGGCCCTCGGCGCCACCCTCGCCGGCTACCGGGACCTGGCCGTGTACGACGGCTCGTGGAGCGAATGGGGCATGCCCTCGGACCGGCGGCCGGTGGTCACGGGCCCCGGGCCGGCGGCCGGGGACGCGGGCCGCAGCGGGGGATAA
- a CDS encoding DUF4097 family beta strand repeat-containing protein: MISHAVSRRPARTAVVALGAGLLLAGCSLGDGPQKKATADATVTEAVTAVEVTGARAGSIEVTAGNGAGVTVRRTVHYRGDTAPTPGQRVTAGVLTFSSGCDATCFIDYRLEVPASATVRLESSSGRITVTGVAAAELTADSGEVRADRVTGPLKATTSSGGITATGLSGPSADVHSESGDARLHFAVAPSSVRAETTSGDVILKVPPAPYQLAVTTTSGTRDVTVPADPSAPSRLAAKTTSGNVRVSTPAG; encoded by the coding sequence ATGATCTCTCACGCCGTGTCACGTCGCCCCGCCCGCACCGCCGTCGTCGCCCTCGGGGCCGGGCTCCTGCTGGCGGGCTGCTCCCTCGGGGACGGCCCGCAGAAGAAGGCGACGGCCGACGCCACGGTCACCGAGGCCGTCACGGCGGTGGAGGTCACGGGCGCCCGGGCCGGCTCGATCGAGGTCACCGCCGGAAACGGGGCCGGAGTCACGGTCCGCCGGACCGTCCACTACCGCGGGGACACCGCCCCGACGCCCGGACAGCGGGTCACCGCGGGCGTGCTCACCTTCTCCAGCGGCTGCGACGCCACCTGTTTCATCGACTACCGCCTGGAGGTCCCGGCCTCCGCCACGGTCAGGCTGGAGAGCAGCAGCGGCCGCATCACGGTCACGGGCGTGGCGGCGGCCGAGCTGACGGCCGACTCCGGTGAGGTCCGGGCCGACCGCGTCACGGGCCCGCTGAAGGCCACCACCTCCTCGGGCGGGATCACCGCCACCGGCCTGTCCGGCCCGAGCGCGGACGTCCACTCGGAATCGGGTGACGCCCGCCTGCACTTCGCGGTGGCCCCGTCCTCGGTCCGCGCCGAAACCACCTCGGGCGACGTCATCCTGAAGGTCCCCCCGGCCCCCTACCAGCTCGCGGTCACCACCACCTCCGGCACCCGCGACGTCACTGTCCCCGCGGACCCCTCGGCTCCCTCCCGCCTCGCGGCGAAGACCACCTCGGGCAACGTCCGCGTCTCCACACCGGCCGGCTGA
- the lon gene encoding endopeptidase La, translating to MASTSVTLTLPVLPLDDEVVLPGMVVPLDLSDAEVRGAVEAAQAAAGSGGKPRVLLVPRIDGKYAGTGVLGTVEQVGRLSDGDPGALIRGRGRVRIGAGTTGPGAALWVEGETVTEHVPDPLPGAVAELVKEYKALATSWLKKRGAWQVVDRVQQIEGVSALADNSGYSPFLTVEQKVELLETADPVARLKLAVKALSDHLAEQDVAESIAKDVQDGVDKQQREFLLRRQLEAVRKELRELNGEKEGEESDDYRSRVEAADLPEKVREAALKEVDKLERASDQSPEGSWIRTWLDTVLELPWNERTEDRYDIQGARAVLDAEHAGLSDVKDRITEYLAVRKRRTERGMGVIGGRRGGAVLALVGPPGVGKTSLGESVAHAMGRKFVRVALGGVRDEAEVRGHRRTYVGALPGRIVRAIKEAGSMNPVVLLDEIDKVGSDFRGDPAAALLEVLDPAQNHTFRDHYLEVELDLSDVVFLATANVLEAIPEALADRMELVRLDGYTEDEKVVIARDHLLPRQLERAGLGADEVVLQEEAFRKLAGEYTREAGVRTLERSIARLLRKVASQHELGERELPFSIGADDLRALIGRPHHVPESAQDPAERRTAVPGVATGLAVTGAGGDVLFVEASLADPETGAAGLTLTGQLGDVMKESAQIALSFLRSHGAELELPVADLKDRGVHIHFPAGAVPKDGPSAGITMTTALASLLSGRQVRTDVAMTGEVSLTGRVLPIGGVKQKLLAAHRAGLTTVIIPKRNEADLDDVPAEVLEGLEVHPVTDVRQVLELALAGTRARTEVPYTTAA from the coding sequence ATGGCTTCGACGTCCGTAACGCTCACTCTGCCCGTGCTGCCGCTCGACGACGAGGTCGTGCTGCCTGGGATGGTCGTTCCGCTGGACCTGTCCGACGCCGAGGTGCGCGGGGCCGTGGAGGCGGCCCAGGCCGCGGCGGGCAGCGGCGGGAAGCCCCGAGTGCTGCTCGTGCCGCGGATCGACGGGAAGTACGCGGGCACGGGTGTGCTCGGGACCGTCGAGCAGGTGGGGAGGCTCTCCGACGGGGATCCCGGCGCGCTCATCCGCGGCCGCGGCCGCGTCCGCATCGGCGCCGGTACGACCGGACCCGGGGCCGCACTGTGGGTCGAGGGCGAGACCGTCACCGAGCACGTGCCGGACCCGTTGCCGGGTGCGGTCGCCGAGCTCGTCAAGGAGTACAAGGCGCTCGCCACCAGCTGGCTCAAGAAGCGCGGGGCCTGGCAGGTCGTCGACCGGGTCCAGCAGATCGAAGGGGTGTCGGCGCTCGCCGACAACTCCGGGTACTCGCCGTTCCTGACGGTCGAGCAGAAGGTCGAACTGCTGGAGACCGCCGACCCCGTCGCGCGGCTCAAGCTGGCCGTCAAGGCACTCAGCGACCACCTCGCCGAACAGGACGTCGCCGAATCCATCGCCAAGGACGTACAGGACGGCGTCGACAAGCAGCAGCGCGAGTTCCTGCTGCGCCGGCAGCTGGAGGCCGTCCGCAAGGAGCTGCGCGAGCTGAACGGGGAGAAGGAGGGCGAGGAGTCCGACGACTACCGCAGCCGCGTCGAGGCCGCGGACCTCCCCGAGAAGGTCCGCGAGGCCGCGCTCAAGGAGGTCGACAAGCTGGAGCGGGCCAGCGACCAGAGCCCGGAGGGCTCCTGGATCCGCACCTGGCTGGACACCGTCCTGGAGCTGCCCTGGAACGAGCGCACCGAGGACCGGTACGACATCCAGGGCGCGCGCGCCGTCCTCGACGCCGAACACGCCGGGCTGAGCGACGTGAAGGACCGCATCACCGAGTACCTCGCCGTGCGCAAGCGGCGCACCGAGCGCGGCATGGGCGTCATCGGCGGCCGCCGCGGCGGAGCCGTCCTCGCGCTCGTCGGACCGCCCGGAGTCGGCAAGACCTCGCTCGGCGAGTCCGTCGCCCACGCCATGGGCCGCAAGTTCGTCCGGGTCGCGCTCGGCGGCGTACGCGACGAGGCCGAGGTACGAGGACACCGCCGGACCTACGTCGGCGCCCTGCCCGGCCGCATCGTCCGGGCCATCAAGGAGGCCGGGTCGATGAACCCGGTCGTCCTGCTCGACGAGATCGACAAGGTCGGCTCCGACTTCCGCGGGGACCCGGCCGCCGCCCTCCTGGAGGTCCTGGACCCGGCCCAGAACCACACCTTCCGGGACCACTACCTGGAGGTGGAGCTCGACCTCAGCGACGTGGTGTTCCTGGCCACCGCCAACGTCCTGGAGGCCATCCCGGAGGCCCTGGCCGACCGCATGGAGCTGGTCCGCCTCGACGGGTACACCGAGGACGAGAAGGTCGTCATCGCCCGCGACCACCTGCTGCCCCGCCAGCTGGAGCGCGCCGGCCTCGGCGCCGACGAGGTGGTCCTGCAGGAGGAGGCGTTCAGGAAGCTCGCCGGCGAGTACACCCGCGAAGCGGGCGTACGGACCCTGGAGCGGTCCATCGCACGGCTGCTCCGCAAGGTGGCCTCGCAGCACGAACTGGGCGAGCGCGAGCTGCCCTTCAGTATCGGCGCCGACGACCTGCGCGCCCTGATCGGACGCCCGCACCACGTGCCGGAGTCCGCCCAGGACCCGGCGGAGCGGCGTACCGCGGTCCCCGGCGTGGCCACCGGCCTCGCCGTGACCGGCGCGGGCGGCGACGTGCTGTTCGTGGAGGCCTCGCTGGCCGACCCCGAGACGGGCGCGGCCGGTCTGACCCTCACCGGCCAGCTCGGTGACGTCATGAAGGAGTCCGCGCAGATCGCGCTCAGCTTCCTGCGCTCGCACGGCGCCGAACTGGAACTCCCGGTGGCAGACCTGAAGGACCGGGGCGTGCACATCCACTTCCCGGCGGGCGCGGTGCCCAAGGACGGGCCGAGCGCGGGCATCACCATGACGACGGCGCTCGCCTCGCTGCTCTCCGGGCGCCAGGTGCGCACGGACGTGGCCATGACCGGCGAGGTCTCGCTGACCGGGCGGGTCCTGCCGATCGGCGGGGTCAAGCAGAAGCTGCTGGCCGCGCACCGGGCCGGGCTGACCACCGTCATCATCCCCAAGCGCAACGAGGCCGACCTGGACGACGTCCCGGCCGAGGTGCTGGAGGGGCTGGAAGTACACCCGGTGACGGATGTGCGCCAGGTCCTGGAGCTCGCCCTGGCCGGGACCCGGGCCCGGACGGAAGTGCCCTACACCACCGCCGCGTAG
- a CDS encoding MarR family winged helix-turn-helix transcriptional regulator, whose translation MHGSEDQEFLALERELSVFLRRARASSGEMARELHPELEPAAYGLLTRLEAAGRQRATELAAYFGVGKATMSRQLRALEVLGLVAREPDPADGRAFLVGLTEEGRERFLRVRDARREQYMRKLADWDRGEVAELARLLNQLNAGEE comes from the coding sequence GTGCACGGGAGCGAAGACCAGGAGTTCCTTGCCTTGGAGCGGGAGCTGTCCGTCTTCCTCCGGCGCGCCCGCGCCTCCTCCGGCGAGATGGCCCGCGAGCTCCACCCCGAGCTCGAACCCGCCGCGTACGGACTCCTCACCCGCCTGGAGGCGGCCGGCCGGCAGCGGGCCACCGAGCTCGCCGCGTACTTCGGCGTCGGCAAGGCCACCATGAGCCGCCAGTTGCGGGCCCTGGAGGTGCTGGGCCTGGTCGCCCGCGAGCCGGACCCCGCCGACGGCCGGGCCTTCCTGGTCGGCCTCACCGAGGAGGGCCGCGAGCGGTTCCTGCGGGTACGGGACGCGCGGCGCGAGCAGTACATGCGCAAGCTCGCCGACTGGGACCGCGGCGAGGTGGCGGAACTGGCCCGGCTGCTCAACCAGCTGAACGCGGGCGAGGAGTAG
- a CDS encoding protein phosphatase 2C domain-containing protein gives MRIDLASAPGNEERPNEDWVSAAIPASGGGVVVVLDGVTPPRGDDGCVHGVPWFATRLGGRLTELSGSRRDMPLDRILAEAVRSTAEAHRDTCDLSHVRTPQATVVVVRWDEAYVEHLVLSDSVLLLQAPGGEVTAVLDDRLDRVPPHMLRSAEAADTLRNAEGGFFTAAADPAVAARAVTGRTPRGRVRAVAALTDGASRWTDTFEEGDWSQCLAVLRKEGAQGLIGRVRAIESDPARPSGRGKRHDDASVVYAEL, from the coding sequence ATGCGCATCGACCTCGCTTCGGCCCCCGGTAACGAGGAACGCCCCAATGAGGACTGGGTGTCGGCCGCGATCCCCGCCTCGGGCGGCGGCGTCGTGGTCGTCCTGGACGGGGTCACCCCGCCGCGCGGCGACGACGGATGCGTGCACGGAGTGCCGTGGTTCGCGACCCGGCTCGGCGGCCGATTGACCGAACTGTCCGGATCGCGGCGGGACATGCCGCTGGACCGGATCCTGGCGGAGGCCGTCCGCTCCACGGCCGAGGCACACCGGGACACCTGTGACCTTTCTCACGTCCGCACGCCGCAGGCGACGGTGGTCGTCGTCCGCTGGGACGAGGCGTACGTGGAGCACCTCGTGCTCTCGGACTCCGTACTGCTCCTGCAGGCTCCGGGCGGAGAGGTCACGGCCGTGCTCGACGACCGGCTGGACCGGGTCCCGCCGCACATGCTGCGGTCGGCGGAGGCGGCGGACACGCTGCGGAACGCGGAGGGCGGCTTCTTCACGGCGGCCGCCGATCCGGCGGTGGCGGCCCGGGCGGTGACGGGGCGCACCCCGCGCGGGCGGGTCCGGGCGGTGGCCGCGCTCACGGACGGGGCGAGCCGGTGGACGGACACGTTCGAGGAGGGCGACTGGTCGCAGTGCCTGGCGGTGCTGCGGAAGGAAGGCGCGCAGGGGCTGATCGGCCGGGTCCGCGCCATCGAGTCCGACCCGGCGCGCCCGTCGGGCCGGGGCAAGCGGCACGACGACGCGTCGGTGGTCTACGCGGAGCTGTAG